TCGTCCAGGTCGGGTCCCCGTGACCGCCGCCCCGCTGGCCGGGTACACGGTCGGCGTGACCGCCGCCCGGCGGGCCGACGAGCTGGGCGCCCTGCTGGAGCGCAAGGGCGCGACCGTGCTGCACGGCCCGGCCATCCGGATCGTGCCGCTGCCGGACGACACCGAGCTGCTCGCCGCCACCCGCGCGGTGGTGGAGGAGCCGGTGGACATCGCGGTGGCGACCACCGGCATCGGCTTCCGGGGCTGGTTCGAGGCCGCCGAGGGCTGGGGCCTGGCGGCGCGGCTGCTGGGGAGGCTGTCGGCGGCGCGGGTGCTGCCGCGCGGCCCCAAGGCCAAGGGCGCGGTGCGGGCGGCGGGCCTGGTCGAGGCGTGGTCCCCGGAGGGGGAGAGCAACGCCGAGCTGCTGGACCACCTGCTGCGCGCCGGGGTGGCGGGCAAGCGCGTCGCGGTGCAGCTGCACGGCGAGCCGCTGCCCGACTTCACGTCCACCCTGCGCGAGGCGGGCGCCACCGTCATCGAGGTCCCGGTCTACCGGTGGACCGGCCCGGCCGACCCGGGGCCGCTGGAGCGGCTGCTCGACGCGGTCCTCGCGGGCCAGGTCGACGCCCTGACGTTCACCAGCGCGCCCGCCGCCGCGTCCGTGCTGCGCACCGCCCGCGCCACCGGCAGGTACGACGAGCTGGTCGCGCTGCTGCGCGGCGACGTGCTCGTCGTGGGCGTCGGCGCGATCACCGCGGGGCCTCTGGTGGCCGCCGGCGTCCCCGTCGTCCAGCCGGCCCGCGCCCGCATCGGCGCGCTGGCCCGCGAGCTGACCCTGCAACTCCCCGCCCGCGCGACCCGCCTGAGCATCGCCGCCCGGGAGGTCGAGCTGCGCGGCCAGGCGGTCGTCGTGGACGGCGAGCTGCGGCCCGTGCCGCCCGCCCCGATGGCCGTGCTGCGGGTGCTGGCGGCGGCGCGCGGCCGGGTCGTGTCCCGGCGCGACCTGCTCGCGGCCCTGCCCGGCGGCGGCGAGGAGCACGCCGTGGAGACCGCGATCGGCCGGCTGCGCACCGCCCTCGGCGAACCGCGCATGGTCGCCACCGTCGTGAAGCGCGGCTACCGCCTCGCCACGGACCCCGCCGGGGTGGCCGTATGACCCTCGTCCTCGTCGCCCACGGCACCCGCGACCCGGCGGGCGCCGAGGTGGTCGAAGAGATCGCCTCCCTGGTCCGGGCGCGGCTCGGCGGGGTGCCGGTGCGCGTCGCCTACGCCGACGTGCGGCGGCCCGACGTGACGTCGGTGCTGTCGTCGGTGCGGGGTCCGGCCGTGGTGGTGCCCGCGTTCCTCGCGGCCGGCTACCACGTGCGGGTGGACATCCCGGCCCAGGTCGAGGCGTCCGGCCACCCGGACGTGGTGGTCGCGGACCCGATCGGGCCCGCGCTGGCGCCCGCCGTGCTGGCCCGCCTGCACGAGGCCGGCTACCGGCCGGGCGACTCGGTGGTGCTGGCGGCGGCCGGGTCGTCCGACGCGCGGGCGCTGGCGGACGTGCGGGCCGTGGCCGACGCCCTGGCGCGCCGGGTCGGGCCGGTGGCCGTCGGGTACGCCGCGACCGCGTCGCCGCGCGTCCCCGAGGTCGTGGGGCGCGCCCCGGGACGGGTGGCGGTGGCGTCGTGGCTGCTGGCGCCGGGGCTGTTCCACCGGGCGGTCGCGGCGTCGGGGGCGGACGTGGTGGCCGCGCCGATCGGGGCGCACCCGAGGGTCGTGGAGGCCGTGCTGCTGCGGTACTACGAGGCCCGGTGCTTCCGGGGCGTGGCCTGACCCCTACTCGCGGTCCGCGCGCGAGAAGAAGTACCAGGTGGCGGTCAGCGCGGCGACCTGCGTGGCGGTGAAGGGCAGGACCAGCAGGCCGGAGTACCAGTCGTCCGCCAGGAGGGCGAGCAGCACGTGCAGCGCGGCGGGCACGCCGACGAGCAGCACCCGCACCGGGATCGACCACCGCCGGGACGCGCCGACCAGCACCGCGCCCGCCAGGTGCCCGAAGGGCACCAGCACCGCGCCGACCAGCAGCAGCGCCAGGCCCAGGACGTCGAGGACCCGCAGCGGCTCGCGCGCGGGCTCCCAGTCGTCCGGGTCGGCGCGGCGGGTGTCGGCGGGGGCCTCGGCGTACGCCTCGGCGAGTTCGGTCGACACGACGTCGCCGGGTGTGCCCAGCCGGTCCAGCAGGTCGCGCACGTCGTCCTCGGCGGCGTCCTCCGGCAGGGTGCGCGCGAGGTAGGCGCGGACCTCCTCGTCCAGTTCCGCGCGGCGCTGCTCGGGCAGGGCCACCGACTGCCGCCGCAGGGCGTCCAGGTAGGTGGCGACCAACGGGTGGTCGACGATCGGGCTGTTCATGTGACGCCCCCTCTCCTCGGGGCATCTTCCCCCATCCGCGCGGCCTCGTGGTGACGGCGGGTGGCGGAATAGTTGAACTCTCAATCAGGTTGACACGGTCGAGGCCACCGCACCGGGTGGCCGGCCCGAAGGAGGCAGCCATGCCCGCCGTCACCGCCGACACCCTCACCCTGCCCCGCCTCCCCGCCCTGCCCGACGCCACCACCGCGTGGCGGCCGGTGAAGCGGGTCGTCCGGGCCCGCAGGTCGCTGGAGGGCGAGGGCTTCCAGGTCCGCCGCCCCTTCCCGGGCGTGGACCTCGCGCTCGCCGACCCGTTCCTGCTCCTCGACCACATGGGCGCCGTCGAGTACGGCCCCGGCGAGGCGAAGGGCGCGCCGTGGCACCCGCACCGCGGGTTCGAGACCGTCACCTACCTCATCGACGGGGCCTTCGAGCACAAGGACTCGGCGGGCGGCGGCGGCCTGATCACCGACGGCGGCACGCAGTGGATGACGGCCGGCTCCGGCGTCCTGCACTCGGAGCTGCCGCCGCAGGACCTGGTGGCCAGGGGCGGGCTGTTCCACGGCGTGCAGCTGTGGGTCAACCTGCCGAGGGCCGCGAAGTGGACGCCGCCGCGCTACCAGGACATCCGGCCCGCCGACGCGGTGCTGCTGGCCGGCGACGACGGCGGCGCGCTGGTCCGCGTCATCGCCGGTGACGTCGCGGGCTTCCGCGGCCCCGGCGCGACGCACACGCCGATCACCTACCTGCACGCCACGCTCGCCCCCGGCGCGCGCCTCCGGCTCCCGTGGCCGGAGGAGTTCAACGCCATGGTCTACGTGCTGCACGGCCGCGGCACGGTCGGCCACGAGCACCGGCCGCTGGAGGAGGGGCAGCTCGCGGTGCTCGACCGCGGGCGGGCGATCACCCTCCGGGCGGAGACCGACCAGGACGTGCTGGTCCTGGGCGGGCTGCCGCTGAACGAGCCCGTCGCGCGCTACGGCCCGTTCGTCATGAACACGCGCGCCGAGATCATCGAGGCCATCGAGGACTTCCGGGCAGGGCGGCTCGGCGGGACGCACGTCCCGCACGCCGGCCCCGCGGACGAGAAGATCGACCAGTAGGAGGACGACGTGATCAGCGAACTGCTGCGCAAGGGGCGGATGTTCCTCGCCGCCGGCGACCCGAGCGGCGCCGCCCGCTACCTCGCGGAGGCCGCCGAGCAGGCGCCGACCGACCGCACCGTGCTGACCGAGCTGGCGCTGGCGCACTTCCGGTCCGCCTCGCTGGGCAGGGCGGAGGAGGTGCTGACCAGGCTGGTCGAGCTGGACCCGTCCGACGGCTACGCCCGCCTGCTGCTCGGCCGCACGCTGAGCAGGCGGAGCAGGCACGCCGAGGCGCTGCCGCAGCTCAAGCTCGCGGCCGCGCTGACGCGGGACCCCGACGTGCACGCCGAGGTGGCCCGCGTGCGGGCGCGCCTCGACGGGCGTGACCGCGCGGTCACCACAGGCCGGGAGGCTCCTCCTTCTCCTTGACGGCGTCCTCCCACCGGTACGCGCGCAGGTCCACCTTGCCGTCGAGCGACGGCACCCCCTCCTCGCGGAGCAGCCGCAGCTGCTCGTCGGCGAGGTGGGGGGCGCACGTGCCGTTGGCCTTGAGCACCCGGTGCCACGGCAGGTCGTGCCCGTCCTGGTTGAGGACCGCGCCGACCATCCGGGGCGACGGGGCGCGGGCGATGTCGGCGACGTCGCCGTAGGTGGCGACGCGCCCGCTGGGGATGGAGCGCACGACCTCGCGGACCATCTCGTGCAACTGTTCGTCCACGCCGACAGCTTTC
This region of Saccharothrix longispora genomic DNA includes:
- a CDS encoding pirin family protein: MPAVTADTLTLPRLPALPDATTAWRPVKRVVRARRSLEGEGFQVRRPFPGVDLALADPFLLLDHMGAVEYGPGEAKGAPWHPHRGFETVTYLIDGAFEHKDSAGGGGLITDGGTQWMTAGSGVLHSELPPQDLVARGGLFHGVQLWVNLPRAAKWTPPRYQDIRPADAVLLAGDDGGALVRVIAGDVAGFRGPGATHTPITYLHATLAPGARLRLPWPEEFNAMVYVLHGRGTVGHEHRPLEEGQLAVLDRGRAITLRAETDQDVLVLGGLPLNEPVARYGPFVMNTRAEIIEAIEDFRAGRLGGTHVPHAGPADEKIDQ
- a CDS encoding HAAS signaling domain-containing protein is translated as MNSPIVDHPLVATYLDALRRQSVALPEQRRAELDEEVRAYLARTLPEDAAEDDVRDLLDRLGTPGDVVSTELAEAYAEAPADTRRADPDDWEPAREPLRVLDVLGLALLLVGAVLVPFGHLAGAVLVGASRRWSIPVRVLLVGVPAALHVLLALLADDWYSGLLVLPFTATQVAALTATWYFFSRADRE
- a CDS encoding tetratricopeptide repeat protein → MISELLRKGRMFLAAGDPSGAARYLAEAAEQAPTDRTVLTELALAHFRSASLGRAEEVLTRLVELDPSDGYARLLLGRTLSRRSRHAEALPQLKLAAALTRDPDVHAEVARVRARLDGRDRAVTTGREAPPSP
- a CDS encoding sirohydrochlorin chelatase codes for the protein MTLVLVAHGTRDPAGAEVVEEIASLVRARLGGVPVRVAYADVRRPDVTSVLSSVRGPAVVVPAFLAAGYHVRVDIPAQVEASGHPDVVVADPIGPALAPAVLARLHEAGYRPGDSVVLAAAGSSDARALADVRAVADALARRVGPVAVGYAATASPRVPEVVGRAPGRVAVASWLLAPGLFHRAVAASGADVVAAPIGAHPRVVEAVLLRYYEARCFRGVA
- a CDS encoding uroporphyrinogen-III synthase, giving the protein MTAAPLAGYTVGVTAARRADELGALLERKGATVLHGPAIRIVPLPDDTELLAATRAVVEEPVDIAVATTGIGFRGWFEAAEGWGLAARLLGRLSAARVLPRGPKAKGAVRAAGLVEAWSPEGESNAELLDHLLRAGVAGKRVAVQLHGEPLPDFTSTLREAGATVIEVPVYRWTGPADPGPLERLLDAVLAGQVDALTFTSAPAAASVLRTARATGRYDELVALLRGDVLVVGVGAITAGPLVAAGVPVVQPARARIGALARELTLQLPARATRLSIAAREVELRGQAVVVDGELRPVPPAPMAVLRVLAAARGRVVSRRDLLAALPGGGEEHAVETAIGRLRTALGEPRMVATVVKRGYRLATDPAGVAV
- a CDS encoding MGMT family protein, with amino-acid sequence MDEQLHEMVREVVRSIPSGRVATYGDVADIARAPSPRMVGAVLNQDGHDLPWHRVLKANGTCAPHLADEQLRLLREEGVPSLDGKVDLRAYRWEDAVKEKEEPPGLW